The Sulfolobus acidocaldarius DSM 639 genome has a window encoding:
- a CDS encoding NAD(P)/FAD-dependent oxidoreductase, with product MNPIVFDRKPFVGKKCTGIISRKTFEKLDISREFIDREFKSIILHYENKKIQIRADLIRLNRYKLEQSLAQDLDVKLKTDAIVKNEKEVITNNNEKITADKVIIASGWKGRSKWVKAIEYLTEPVEMEDIHVFFNRNNVGGFSWIVPLPYGTLVGALGYDDPKKFIPKLDARVLDIHGGGIPRAHPTFIRNGIGDVLGLVKISTGGGIFSISEMLEGLKKIVYEDDERLYKEKFNQLKKEINRQLTLFNLVEKMWGTTLRSLFYILNERTINIDTEFDLHSLIPRRIFRPLPD from the coding sequence GTGAACCCAATCGTATTTGATAGAAAACCTTTTGTGGGGAAGAAGTGCACTGGAATTATAAGCAGGAAGACCTTTGAAAAACTAGATATATCAAGAGAATTTATAGATAGAGAGTTTAAATCTATAATTCTTCACTATGAAAATAAAAAAATACAAATTAGAGCTGACCTAATTAGATTAAATAGATATAAGTTAGAGCAGAGCTTGGCACAAGATCTAGATGTAAAATTAAAAACAGACGCTATAGTAAAAAATGAAAAAGAAGTAATCACAAATAATAACGAGAAAATAACAGCAGATAAAGTAATAATTGCAAGTGGTTGGAAGGGAAGATCAAAATGGGTTAAGGCAATAGAGTACCTTACAGAACCAGTAGAAATGGAGGACATACACGTGTTCTTCAACAGAAATAATGTAGGTGGGTTTAGTTGGATTGTTCCTCTACCTTATGGCACCCTCGTCGGTGCATTAGGTTATGACGACCCGAAAAAATTTATTCCTAAACTAGATGCCAGAGTTTTAGATATCCACGGTGGTGGAATTCCAAGAGCGCATCCTACTTTCATAAGAAACGGTATAGGAGACGTTCTGGGTCTTGTAAAAATTTCAACAGGTGGCGGAATTTTCTCCATATCTGAGATGTTAGAAGGATTGAAAAAAATAGTATACGAGGATGACGAGAGACTATACAAGGAAAAATTCAATCAGTTGAAAAAGGAGATTAACAGACAACTTACTTTGTTTAATCTTGTAGAGAAAATGTGGGGAACTACACTAAGATCTCTCTTTTATATTCTAAATGAGAGAACTATAAATATAGATACAGAATTTGATTTACATTCACTTATTCCTCGCAGAATCTTTAGACCTCTCCCTGATTAA
- the speD gene encoding adenosylmethionine decarboxylase: MMGVVSLPRVIGKQVYGSLYECDTTVLGEQKVLEQIVRKAAEEGNMTLLDVKAWKIGDGVSIVAIVLESHITIHTWPEYNFATVDVYSCGSHTDPRKAFLYIVKELKARRYTMNEADRSSEF, translated from the coding sequence ATGATGGGGGTTGTTAGTCTTCCTAGAGTCATAGGCAAACAAGTATACGGCTCACTATATGAGTGCGATACAACAGTGCTGGGAGAACAGAAGGTATTAGAACAGATAGTAAGAAAAGCAGCAGAAGAGGGTAATATGACACTCCTTGATGTGAAAGCTTGGAAAATTGGTGATGGTGTAAGTATTGTGGCTATAGTTCTCGAGAGCCACATTACAATTCACACCTGGCCTGAGTATAATTTTGCTACTGTAGATGTTTATTCCTGTGGATCACACACAGATCCCAGAAAAGCCTTCCTATACATAGTTAAAGAATTAAAGGCCAGGAGATATACTATGAATGAGGCTGATAGATCATCAGAGTTTTAA
- a CDS encoding DUF211 domain-containing protein encodes MVIRRLVLDVLKPIRGISIVELANKISTLEGVDGVNISVIDMDVETMGLMIVIEGNNIDFEEVKKTLEEQGCAIHSIDEVVSGNKLVEGRKEK; translated from the coding sequence GTGGTTATTAGAAGACTGGTGCTTGACGTATTAAAACCTATAAGAGGTATTTCTATAGTAGAACTTGCAAACAAAATTTCCACTTTGGAAGGAGTGGATGGTGTTAATATAAGCGTAATAGACATGGACGTCGAAACCATGGGTCTTATGATAGTAATAGAGGGTAATAATATAGATTTCGAGGAAGTGAAGAAGACACTTGAAGAACAAGGATGTGCCATACACAGCATAGATGAAGTGGTGAGTGGGAATAAGTTAGTTGAGGGGAGAAAAGAGAAATGA
- a CDS encoding TIGR00269 family protein: MKCSLCGVRDAEIYQAHKGRSLCRYCFIEDIRDRVKREIERLGLSRASKIVLAVSGGKDSYVLADTLASFIDHDKLVAYNIIEGISGYNRVEQVIQFKNFLNELGIELIEDSFEKSVGFTLDQMVANSKKRNLNVSACTFCGGFRRKLINTAGLKLNGDYVATGHNLDDEVQAIMLNVIRGDLIRLIRFGDKPIKLSSRFVLRVKPLRRIYEWETTMYAYYKGYKFQEVECPYIELKPTLRAKVRELLYALEEKRPGTLLQILDTFDIIAERVRSGSSFKDELPRCKICGDPTSYGREICKNCELLINSGLLNYQNFPMS, translated from the coding sequence ATGAAGTGTAGTTTATGCGGAGTGAGAGATGCTGAGATATACCAGGCTCATAAGGGTAGGTCTCTATGTAGGTATTGTTTTATAGAAGATATAAGGGACAGGGTGAAAAGGGAGATAGAAAGGTTAGGTTTATCTAGAGCTAGCAAAATAGTACTTGCAGTATCTGGTGGTAAGGATAGTTATGTCCTGGCAGATACATTAGCCTCTTTTATTGATCATGATAAGTTGGTCGCGTATAATATAATTGAAGGAATAAGTGGATACAATAGAGTAGAACAGGTGATTCAGTTTAAGAACTTTCTAAATGAGTTAGGGATAGAGTTAATAGAGGACAGTTTTGAGAAAAGTGTAGGTTTCACCTTAGACCAAATGGTGGCTAATTCTAAAAAGAGAAATCTAAATGTGTCAGCTTGTACATTTTGTGGCGGATTTAGGAGAAAATTGATAAACACAGCAGGTCTTAAGTTGAATGGGGACTACGTTGCCACCGGTCACAATTTAGATGATGAAGTTCAGGCTATTATGTTGAATGTGATTAGAGGTGATCTAATTAGGTTGATAAGATTTGGTGATAAACCCATCAAACTTAGTTCCAGGTTTGTACTTAGAGTGAAACCACTAAGGAGGATATATGAATGGGAAACCACAATGTATGCATACTATAAGGGTTATAAGTTTCAGGAAGTTGAATGCCCTTACATAGAGTTGAAACCCACACTGAGAGCAAAGGTAAGAGAACTATTGTACGCGTTAGAAGAGAAAAGACCAGGTACTCTGTTACAGATATTAGACACCTTCGATATTATAGCAGAAAGAGTCAGGAGTGGTAGTAGCTTTAAAGATGAACTACCAAGGTGTAAAATTTGTGGTGATCCTACCAGTTATGGTAGGGAAATATGTAAAAATTGTGAACTTTTGATTAACTCAGGATTGCTTAATTACCAGAATTTTCCTATGTCATAA
- a CDS encoding cob(I)yrinic acid a,c-diamide adenosyltransferase, translated as MFTRSGDDGKTSIVNKKVGKDSPVVELLGDIDELNSHIGYTITRLSWEDMKEDLQKIQVHLFEVGEDIASDSKKKKIDESYVKWIEERTIAYRKESGPVKLFVIPGGSEEASLLHITRTVCRRVERNMVRYSKELQELNKQNIVYLNRLSSLLFAMALVANKRKNVQEKYYDIGKFW; from the coding sequence ATGTTTACTAGATCAGGTGATGATGGAAAAACAAGTATAGTAAACAAAAAGGTTGGCAAGGATTCGCCGGTAGTTGAACTTTTAGGAGACATTGATGAGCTGAACTCACATATAGGTTACACCATTACACGACTATCATGGGAAGATATGAAAGAGGACCTCCAAAAAATTCAAGTCCACCTGTTTGAGGTCGGAGAAGATATAGCTAGTGATAGTAAGAAAAAGAAAATCGATGAAAGTTACGTAAAATGGATTGAGGAGAGAACTATAGCCTACAGAAAAGAAAGTGGTCCTGTAAAACTATTTGTGATACCTGGAGGATCAGAGGAGGCTTCCTTACTTCATATTACCAGGACAGTCTGTAGAAGAGTTGAGAGAAATATGGTCAGGTATTCTAAGGAACTACAAGAACTAAACAAACAAAACATAGTTTATCTGAATAGATTGTCATCATTACTATTTGCTATGGCATTGGTTGCGAATAAGAGGAAAAACGTGCAAGAAAAGTATTATGACATAGGAAAATTCTGGTAA